The sequence taaattaaataagataAAAGCATACTATACCTTGTACAATTTAGATCGTTaacttatttaatatttacacAATTTTCTCATATCATactaaaatactttaaaaattgTACTACACCCTTATAGATTTGAATTAATTCTCCATATAATAACGTCCACGAACTCGTCAACATGTGACTCTCTTATATTAACAAGCTTAGATgtaggggtgagcattcggtaccgaaccgaattagtaataaccgaaccgaaccgaaatgAAATATTTAGTCATAATCGAatcgaccgaattaattttcataaccgatgaaaatcgaaccgaattaaaatcggttaattcgttcggttatttgattagttttaaaaaaaattgtgatttaactttaattatataagtAATTTTTCTTGAACACTACAGTCTACACAAATGGAGAATAGATAAGTGAGAACGAGAAATTCAGTTAGAGAAGTGAGAACGAAACCATAGATTAGAATTAgggttattttaaaataaaaattttaaatatataacaattgataaataataaaaatttattaaataatagtatttattatatcggttaattcggttaaccgatttcaaaattttgaaaaacgtaatcgaaccgaattaaccgatataaccgatttttttaatttgaaaaccgaattttcgaaataaccgaaccgaatttttGAATTGGCTCGGTTCGATCAGTTAATTcgatttaaccgaaattttgttCACCCCTACTTAGATGCAACTGGAATTCCTTATATATTCTAGCCAAACCGCTCTAAATTAAACCTCTACCTCTACTACAAGAAACATAGGGAATActcctttttatttatttttttaataatgactACATAATGTTTTTTAGAATCACATGTACAAATTTAGAATTTTGGGGGTGGAGTTAGTCTAGGTCGTAAGAGTCCAGGGATGAATTGAAATTTATCTACATATATAAACCCACTATCTCTTGTGCCCGTCTCTTAGAAATTAACTGCGTCACTGCAGTACTCTAACCCCTAAGAATTAAAGGAAGAAAATCTCAGATTCAAAAAACCTTTTTTTTCCCCGGAAATCCAGgcagaaatttttaaaaaagacaCAGAAGAAAGTCCAAAAGAATGAATGTATCGGTCTTTCTTACTCTTTTTCTACCGTGCGTAGGTATGACATCGGTGATCCTGATTTACGTCTGTCTCTTGTGTTACGATGCGGCGAACACGAACAATGCAAGCGGTAACCCGGAGCTACGGTCGGTAAAGCGAGTCCAGAAAAATGGGCTCTCGGCCGCCGAACTGGAGAAGCTACCGAAGGTCACTGGTGAGGATTTGCTTCCGGAGTCCGATTGTGCGGTTTGTTTGGATGAAATTGGGAGCGAGCAACCAGTTAAACTGATTCCCGGTTGCAACCATGGGTTTCATGCAGAGTGCATTGATACCTGGCTGTCGAAAAACTCGGCTTGCCCGATTTGTCGGGTCGTTATTGAGCCGGATTTTTTCGACTCGACTGAGGAGAATCCGTGTTGAACAGAAGGGAAGGAAGATGATAAGATGGAAAGCAGACCGTCTCAGGGGGAATATTATTGGCGGCGGGGgaattaataatattcaattttaatcttttttttttgtatgtttACAACATacatttaattatcatattttctATTTGGATTATTTTCCCTCGTTAGCCTATTCCTTCTAATATTTCCCACATTTTGCGTATTTTTGAATCTTCAAATCGTGCAAGGATTTTTACatgaaaatgggaaaaaaaatatagagtTCAGAATCAAATCTCTTTTACCTCTTATTTTATACATTAGAAgaaatacatataaaaaaatataaataagtcAATAGAATGTCCATCTCTTAAGACATTCActgtaaaaattaaaataattaacgaCGATGGAATGAACTGAGGAAAAAAACAGGAGAATGGAACTAATTTGCAACTTGATTTGGGTGACAGATGAGTGATTGATTATCAGAGCATTCGAGCGAACGAGTTGTATTTCGATTACTACAATAATTTATTACGTACCTCGCATTTATTATTTACAGCAGGCAATGACAAATTATACTCGTATTTcgcattttaaataaatgatgcGTACATCCATTTACTCCACTTTCTAATGTGTTTAgactgaatttttttaaaaaaatatccatgtcaattatataattcaattttcatatttatactgctttattaagtttgagatacttagagtaactaattttagtgtcatggtctgttttaataattatatatattaataaaatgttaaaattttaatgcaagttaTGTGTAATTCAGCGGATAGAGTCATTATTTGTTAGGGTTTAGGTTATatgttcaatttttattgaggtcatttttttattcttttatttttcaatttattttttaatttatataccAAAATTACAATGTAGTtcttcactatttcttataattatattttgatcttcatttaaatataaatcaaattaattttaaaaaaaatattatacaagcgCGTCGGTGCATTAGTTTACTATTATTTTTCCTATTCGTTTATCAATTTATccctatttaatttatttttaataattttttattcaggtaaaatattcgttaaataaaaataaaattatttttttgtttttaaattttatagaaacatgaaacataacaattataaaatatttatattacgtGATGTAACATTCATAGTTGGATGTATGGATTTACAAAGCATGATGCCATATTTAAAGACATCCTTTTTCAATCTTATTCAATGTCTAAGTCAAGTCGTATTGAAGATTAGGGTTAAATTTTATGTGAAGAGCATTGAAAGGGTAAAATTTTTGCCCTTTAGTTTCATTTTCTTTCGCCTTATTCTAGAAATAGGAGTTATTTCAACAAATGTGATTGGCTTGCCATTTtcgttcattttctttaattttaattcattaaccTTAAAATTTCATCAAAACCCAAACCCAAAAAATTTGACCTACACCCACCCGCCTTTtatgttttataatttttctttaCGTCAGGTTTATTGAAATAAatctctttttaaaaaatattgggacatttattttttatttttatttttttaaaaaaaatagattttggTCGTGTTAACTGGGTTTTAAAGATTAGGTTACGAAAAACAGGCCAAATAAAAAGCCCACTACGAAGAATAGAGTTCGGAAAGCGATTTGAATTTGAATGGTCAATCGAgatctagtttttttttatttattgttttagttaccatttattaaatttcaaactATGGATCACTTAGATGCTTTGATTATTTCCCCAATTATCGAACGAatactttaaatttaattattgcgAAAAAACTATTTTTCTCTATATTTTTACTCTTTAATAGACTAGCTAATAGAAGGAATACTATTTGGCAATgttcaaaaaggaaaaaaaaaatatcgacTTCGTTTAagcacgattaaatatgaagaGAAAGTTTCGCAAGTGTGAAAAtgtgattattatttttgtcgATCATATTAAgtgtaaaaaaacaaaaaaacaatttttttcgtTTGATATAACATGTTAAATCCGTTTAAACTTATAAGACTTGAAATTTGATTGCGATGTTTGGTCATATTTGACATCGTCTAAAACTTACCTATTTGGGGATGCTACGTACTTCATTTGATGGAGTTTTAGTGAAACTACTTTCTCAGATACATCactaaacttttttttattttattattaagtaAAATCATTTCCATTACATCACTCAACTTGAATGTACATACGTCACGGCAGCTTTCAAatggaaataaaaatttaatttatgctTGATAAATATCTCATGTacaataagaaattattttattccaaTTTTTATCTCAAGTACAATTTGGTTACACCGTAAACCAAAAAAAGACACATGACTCCTACATAAAATTAActctattttaatttaaaaatctgaCATAATAAAACCTTAAAAAACAGGGAgcctgaaatatatataattgaagtcTTTGCTTACCTAAAAGCTGATTCCTCGATAACAGGCGCCAGAATGCAATTGGAGGGAAATAGGATGATACGTGTACGATGAGAAATCCgactcatttatttatttagtgctCTGTCTACTTCAAGGCAGCGGCGTATTGTGGACACGTGACAAGTGCACAAATTAAGGCATTCAAGCATTGGTCCTAGTTTCATTCAGCAAACGAATACTTTCTTTTTGACGTCACGCAGTCAAATCATACACTTTGTACGTGGCACAATCCCACTTCACTGGGGTAATTTGTAGTTttaactttaatatttttttacataattcgatttttttttaatgggtGAAACTTGAGAGGAGGCTACGTGttgcttgttttttttattagcgGCGTTATAATTTATGTGGGAGAATATGCATTGAATTATTAGTGATTAAAGCAGAGGACAAAGAGTAGAATCTTGCTGCTGCGGGTGAGCCTTTTGGCCAGCACAGAGACGGGAAACCATGGGGGAAGAGCTGAACCGGAATGGAGTTGATTCGAGTAACAAGAGCCCTCAAGGGGGATTGTACTCTTTTTTGTGCTCCAAAGATGACGATTTTCTGCTATCTTCCACTGCGGACCAGGTAACTGGTTTAGCAGTTTTAAGGATTAAAACCATTTCGGTGTAAGTTGAACACTTCTTTCTGCTTGCCTCTTTGGGGAGTGTCGTCCCTTGTATGGATTATCCAATTAATTTGCTTGGTTATGTGAGATCAACACCTTCTTTTGTTAATTTCATATGGTCGAAAAATGTGCATGGATGCTTGCTTATGCTGGCAATCAAATGTGCCGGTTGATACCTGTAACGATCCACTtttgattattgttattttaCATTTTGATACATGTATCAGAATCAATCTTTTGTAGCAACGTAAGTCTTTTTTTATCGAAATTGACTAGAAGCTATTGTGCAGAATGTGGGTCCTTCCCAAATTTGCACCTCCATCCTCAAAATATTGTGCCATAAGTCCAAATAATGGAGCTCAAACCTTGAAACTAGTTTGATACATCCGCCTGAATTTTAAGAAGAGAGGCaatcttattttattatttttctggtGATGGGAACTCGCATGGCTGCCTTTTGGTGAGGACTTGTAAACCCTCGggtttaacttaattaatagtCACCTACCTTATCAAATCGGATATCTGTGGCCACACAAAAGCAATCTTATTGTTTGGATGTATGATCAACTTCCTAAGCTTTTCAATACCAATTTGCTGGAGTATTTGGGTGATGGGAATTAAATATGACTTGCAAATGGTTACGTCTTAGCCTTGTAATTATTTCAAAAGCTTAGGAAGTTGATCACTTTACCAGTACCTTACATCTATGCCTACTTCGATAGAATGCTTGATTCAATTTGACGCATAAGTCCACTTTGTAGTCTTGAAAAATTTTCAACTTGATTCCACGTTTATCCTTTAAATTGTCGCTTTTTTTGTCAGGTAAGAATCTCTGATATCCAAAGCAAAGTCATTGGCATATACTTTTCTGCAAACTGGTTTCCACCTTGTCGAAAATTCACCACAACGTTGGTCAATACTTACGAGCAACTCAAGAAGAGAAACGTTGATCCAGGTTTCGAAGTAGTCTTTGTTTCATCTGATGAAGACCTTGACTCCTACGATGAATACCGATCTTCCATGCCATGGCTTTCGATTCCATTTTCGGCTACGACAACAAAAAGGGCCTTGAATCTGAGGTTCAATGTCGAAAGTATACCTTGCTTAATCATTCTACTGCCAAATTACTATGATAAACAAGATTCAAGAATTGAAAATGGGATCGATGTTATTGATCGGTATGGAGCACGGGCGTACCCATTCACCAAAGAGAGATTGGAGGAGCTGATGGAGGAGGAGAAGGAGAAGCGTGAAAACCAGACTCTCAAAGAGTTGCTGACTACCCCTGAAAGAGATTTTCTTGTGAGTCATTCCATGCCTGAAAAGGTAATTAGTGGCCTGGTTTGGTTCATAGGATTTGAGCCTTTTGAGGTAATTATTCTGTTTATTATTGATGAATTTCACAAACTGTTAACACCCACTGTCAACTTTTTTATTTCCGAAGTTCGATACTATTTAATTATTGAGTGTATTTggtgttttttttatcatcatcGATCGAGGAGGATAATTAAAATCTAACTCTTATACCATCAAACGGGAGTCGACGATCTTTATCAATTAGTACATAGCAGCTTTTGGTGTCTAACCATTAATTCACATCACCAAGAAGTTGAGgagtgtttttgtttttttcaggTGCCTGTTGCTTCTTTGATGGGAGAAACAATTGGACTTTATTTCTCAGCTCAATGGTGCTCCCCAGGGGTGAAATTCACCCCCAAGTTAGCCTCAATATACCATAAGATCAAGCAAGAATCCACCATCAGTGACAATAATGATTCCTTCGAAATAGTCTTCATATCAAGTGACAAGGACGAATCATCCTTCGACTCACATTTCTGCACCATGCCATGGCTTGCACTGCCATTTTCAGATCCAACGATAAAAAATCTCATCAAGTATTTCGACGTTCAAAGTATCCCAAGCTTGGTAATACTGAGTCCGGATGGGAAAACCGTGACCAAAGAAGGCCGGAACCTCATCAACCTGTATCAAGAAAATGCCTATCCATTCACCCAAGTAAGAATAAGATCGCTCGAGATGAAAAACGATGAAGAGGCCGAAAATTTTCCGAAATTGAGGTACCATTTCAGGCATGGCCATGGGTTAACTTTGGTGTCGGAGGGCAATGGAGGCGGCCCATTTATATGCTGCGACTGCGATGAGCAAGGGTTCGGATGGGCGTACCAGTGTATAGACTGTGGGTATGAAGTTCATCCCAAGTGTGTTCGAGATGTGGAGCATGACTTTGTAATCGAAAGTTAATTAAATTCAAGTGTTATTTCTTTTTGCTCATACGAGGAGGAGAATTCTCTCGTATTATGTGTTTATTAATGCACCAAACGAATCATGTGAAAGATTTGGGACCAGTAATCTTAATTTGAAATCTATATGATTTGCTGAGTTCTTTGAATTTACTTGCNATTCAGCGGATAGAGTCATTATTTGTTAGGGTTTAGGTTATatgttcaatttttattgaggtcatttttttattcttttatttttcaatttattttttaatttatataccAAAATTACAATGTAGTtcttcactatttcttataattatattttgatcttcatttaaatataaatcaaattaattttaaaaaaaatattatacaagcgCGTCGGTGCATTAGTTTACTATTATTTTTCCTATTCGTTTATCAATTTATccctatttaatttatttttaataattttttattcaggtaaaatattcgttaaataaaaataaaattatttttttgtttttaaattttatagaaacatgaaacataacaattataaaatatttatattacgtGATGTAACATTCATAGTTGGATGTATGGATTTACAAAGCATGATGCCATATTTAAAGACATCCTTTTTCAATCTTATTCAATGTCTAAGTCAAGTCGTATTGAAGATTAGGGTTAAATTTTATGTGAAGAGCATTGAAAGGGTAAAATTTTTGCCCTTTAGTTTCATTTTCTTTCGCCTTATTCTAGAAATAGGAGTTATTTCAACAAATGTGATTGGCTTGCCATTTtcgttcattttctttaattttaattcattaaccTTAAAATTTCATCAAAACCCAAACCCAAAAAATTTGACCTACACCCACCCGCCTTTtatgttttataatttttctttaCGTCAGGTTTATTGAAATAAatctctttttaaaaaatattgggacatttattttttatttttatttttttaaaaaaaatagattttggTCGTGTTAACTGGGTTTTAAAGATTAGGTTACGAAAAACAGGCCAAATAAAAAGCCCACTACGAAGAATAGAGTTCGGAAAGCGATTTGAATTTGAATGGTCAATCGAgatctagtttttttttatttattgttttagttaccatttattaaatttcaaactATGGATCACTTAGATGCTTTGATTATTTCCCCAATTATCGAACGAatactttaaatttaattattgcgAAAAAACTATTTTTCTCTATATTTTTACTCTTTAATAGACTAGCTAATAGAAGGAATACTATTTGGCAATgttcaaaaaggaaaaaaaaaatatcgacTTCGTTTAagcacgattaaatatgaagaGAAAGTTTCGCAAGTGTGAAAAtgtgattattatttttgtcgATCATATTAAgtgtaaaaaaacaaaaaaacaatttttttcgtTTGATATAACATGTTAAATCCGTTTAAACTTATAAGACTTGAAATTTGATTGCGATGTTTGGTCATATTTGACATCGTCTAAAACTTACCTATTTGGGGATGCTACGTACTTCATTTGATGGAGTTTTAGTGAAACTACTTTCTCAGATACATCactaaacttttttttattttattattaagtaAAATCATTTCCATTACATCACTCAACTTGAATGTACATACGTCACGGCAGCTTTCAAatggaaataaaaatttaatttatgctTGATAAATATCTCATGTacaataagaaattattttattccaaTTTTTATCTCAAGTACAATTTGGTTACACCGTAAACCAAAAAAAGACACATGACTCCTACATAAAATTAActctattttaatttaaaaatctgaCATAATAAAACCTTAAAAAACAGGGAgcctgaaatatatataattgaagtcTTTGCTTACCTAAAAGCTGATTCCTCGATAACAGGCGCCAGAATGCAATTGGAGGGAAATAGGATGATACGTGTACGATGAGAAATCCgactcatttatttatttagtgctCTGTCTACTTCAAGGCAGCGGCGTATTGTGGACACGTGACAAGTGCACAAATTAAGGCATTCAAGCATTGGTCC comes from Primulina huaijiensis isolate GDHJ02 chromosome 2, ASM1229523v2, whole genome shotgun sequence and encodes:
- the LOC140958379 gene encoding E3 ubiquitin-protein ligase ATL23-like, which encodes MTSVILIYVCLLCYDAANTNNASGNPELRSVKRVQKNGLSAAELEKLPKVTGEDLLPESDCAVCLDEIGSEQPVKLIPGCNHGFHAECIDTWLSKNSACPICRVVIEPDFFDSTEENPC
- the LOC140971576 gene encoding probable nucleoredoxin 2 isoform X1 gives rise to the protein MGEELNRNGVDSSNKSPQGGLYSFLCSKDDDFLLSSTADQVRISDIQSKVIGIYFSANWFPPCRKFTTTLVNTYEQLKKRNVDPGFEVVFVSSDEDLDSYDEYRSSMPWLSIPFSATTTKRALNLRFNVESIPCLIILLPNYYDKQDSRIENGIDVIDRYGARAYPFTKERLEELMEEEKEKRENQTLKELLTTPERDFLVSHSMPEKVISGLVWFIGFEPFEVPVASLMGETIGLYFSAQWCSPGVKFTPKLASIYHKIKQESTISDNNDSFEIVFISSDKDESSFDSHFCTMPWLALPFSDPTIKNLIKYFDVQSIPSLVILSPDGKTVTKEGRNLINLYQENAYPFTQVRIRSLEMKNDEEAENFPKLRYHFRHGHGLTLVSEGNGGGPFICCDCDEQGFGWAYQCIDCGYEVHPKCVRDVEHDFVIES
- the LOC140971576 gene encoding probable nucleoredoxin 2 isoform X2, coding for MGEELNRNGVDSSNKSPQGGLYSFLCSKDDDFLLSSTADQVRISDIQSKVIGIYFSANWFPPCRKFTTTLVNTYEQLKKRNVDPGFEVVFVSSDEDLDSYDEYRSSMPWLSIPFSATTTKRALNLRFNVESIPCLIILLPNYYDKQDSRIENGIDVIDRYGARAYPFTKERLEELMEEEKEKRENQTLKELLTTPERDFLVSHSMPEKVPVASLMGETIGLYFSAQWCSPGVKFTPKLASIYHKIKQESTISDNNDSFEIVFISSDKDESSFDSHFCTMPWLALPFSDPTIKNLIKYFDVQSIPSLVILSPDGKTVTKEGRNLINLYQENAYPFTQVRIRSLEMKNDEEAENFPKLRYHFRHGHGLTLVSEGNGGGPFICCDCDEQGFGWAYQCIDCGYEVHPKCVRDVEHDFVIES